A region of Streptomyces deccanensis DNA encodes the following proteins:
- a CDS encoding DUF4350 domain-containing protein: protein MTTESTLPSTSVSPTARQVWTRARGVVLGAVILLAAAAVIAVIRSGAEHGRLDPRSADTDGSRAVAELLDDRGVSTRVVTTLDEARAAAGPDTTLLIAVPDLLTDSQQSRLHEATETSGGRTVLVAPGPPSVSTLAPGVTTDVALSLDSTLTPRCELPAARRAGSADTGGLRYHVTARAADTCYPEDGLPTLVRVPAAEGDGDTVVLGAPDILLNSSLDEQGNASLALQLLGSRPHLVWYLPSLSDDAAPDSGNRSFFDLLPSGWFWGTLQLFVAGALAALWRARRLGPLVPEKLPVAIRASETVEGRARLYRKANARDRAAAALRSSTRTRLAPLVGVPVSRAHTPEALLPALSAHLHGDGQPLHALLFGPPPGDDKALIALTDQLDALEREVRRS, encoded by the coding sequence ATGACCACCGAGAGCACGCTCCCCTCCACCTCGGTATCGCCCACGGCCCGCCAGGTGTGGACCCGCGCGCGCGGTGTCGTGCTCGGGGCGGTGATCCTCCTGGCGGCGGCCGCCGTGATCGCCGTGATCCGCTCCGGCGCCGAACACGGCCGCCTCGACCCGCGCTCCGCCGACACCGACGGCAGCCGCGCGGTCGCCGAACTGCTCGACGACCGGGGCGTGTCCACCCGCGTCGTCACGACCCTCGACGAGGCACGCGCCGCCGCCGGCCCGGACACCACCCTCCTGATCGCCGTGCCCGATCTGCTCACCGACTCCCAGCAGAGCCGCCTCCACGAGGCGACCGAGACCTCCGGCGGCCGCACGGTCCTCGTCGCCCCCGGCCCCCCGTCCGTGAGCACCCTCGCCCCCGGAGTCACCACCGACGTGGCCCTGAGCCTCGACTCCACCCTCACGCCCCGCTGCGAGCTGCCCGCCGCCCGCCGCGCGGGCAGCGCCGACACCGGCGGGCTCCGCTACCACGTCACCGCCCGCGCGGCAGACACCTGTTACCCCGAGGACGGCCTGCCCACCCTGGTCCGCGTCCCGGCGGCCGAGGGGGACGGCGACACCGTCGTCCTCGGCGCCCCCGACATCCTCCTCAACAGCAGCCTCGACGAGCAGGGCAACGCATCCCTCGCCCTCCAACTCCTCGGCTCGCGCCCCCATCTGGTCTGGTACCTCCCCTCGCTCTCCGACGACGCGGCCCCCGACTCGGGCAACCGCAGCTTCTTCGACCTGCTCCCCTCGGGCTGGTTCTGGGGCACCCTGCAGCTCTTCGTCGCCGGCGCCCTCGCCGCCCTGTGGCGGGCACGCCGACTCGGCCCCCTGGTGCCCGAGAAACTCCCCGTCGCGATCCGTGCCTCCGAGACCGTCGAAGGCCGCGCCCGCCTCTACCGCAAGGCCAATGCCCGCGACCGCGCGGCCGCCGCTCTTCGCTCCAGCACCCGCACGCGCCTCGCCCCCCTCGTAGGTGTCCCCGTCTCCCGGGCCCACACGCCCGAGGCACTGCTCCCCGCCCTGTCCGCCCACCTCCACGGCGACGGACAGCCCCTGCACGCCCTCCTCTTCGGCCCGCCGCCCGGCGACGACAAGGCCCTCATCGCACTCACCGACCAACTCGACGCCCTCGAAAGAGAGGTACGCCGTTCATGA
- a CDS encoding AAA family ATPase produces MDPTTDNAGTTGDPGAARASLEALRAEIAKAVVGQDPAVTGLVVALLCRGHVLLEGVPGVAKTLLVRALASALDLDTKRVQFTPDLMPSDVTGSLVYDTRSAEFSFQPGPVFTNLLLADEINRTPPKTQSSLLEAMEERQVTVDGTPRPLPDPFLVAATQNPVEYEGTYPLPEAQLDRFLLKLTVPLPSRQDEIDVLTRHSEGFNPRDLRAAGVRPVANAADLEAARSAVAKTTISPEITAYVVDICRATRESPSLTLGVSPRGATALLAASRAWAWLTGRDYVIPDDVKALALPTLRHRVQLRPEAEMEGVTADSVINAILAHVPVPR; encoded by the coding sequence ATGGACCCGACCACTGACAACGCCGGGACCACCGGGGACCCGGGCGCCGCCCGCGCCTCCCTGGAGGCCCTGCGCGCCGAGATCGCCAAAGCCGTGGTCGGCCAGGACCCCGCCGTGACCGGCCTCGTCGTCGCCCTCCTCTGCCGCGGACACGTCCTACTAGAAGGAGTCCCTGGGGTGGCCAAAACGTTGCTCGTGCGGGCCCTCGCATCCGCGCTCGATCTCGACACCAAGCGCGTCCAGTTCACTCCTGACCTGATGCCCAGCGACGTCACCGGCTCCCTCGTCTACGACACCCGCTCCGCCGAGTTCTCCTTCCAGCCCGGCCCGGTCTTCACCAACCTCCTCCTCGCGGACGAGATCAACCGCACCCCGCCGAAGACCCAGTCCTCCCTGCTGGAGGCCATGGAAGAACGCCAGGTCACGGTGGACGGCACCCCCCGTCCGCTCCCGGACCCGTTCCTGGTCGCCGCGACCCAGAACCCCGTCGAGTACGAGGGCACCTACCCCCTCCCCGAAGCCCAACTGGACCGTTTCCTCCTCAAACTGACGGTCCCGCTCCCGTCCCGACAGGACGAGATCGACGTCCTCACCCGTCACTCCGAGGGCTTCAACCCACGCGACCTGCGCGCCGCCGGCGTACGCCCCGTCGCGAACGCGGCCGACCTGGAAGCCGCTCGCTCCGCCGTCGCCAAGACGACGATCTCCCCGGAGATCACCGCCTACGTGGTGGACATCTGCCGAGCCACCCGCGAATCCCCGTCCCTCACCCTCGGCGTCTCCCCCCGAGGCGCCACGGCCCTCCTCGCGGCCTCCCGCGCCTGGGCCTGGCTGACGGGCCGCGACTACGTCATCCCCGACGACGTGAAGGCGCTCGCGCTGCCGACCCTCCGCCACCGCGTCCAGCTCCGCCCCGAGGCGGAAATGGAGGGCGTGACGGCCGACTCGGTCATCAACGCGATCCTCGCCCACGTCCCCGTGCCCCGCTGA
- a CDS encoding DUF58 domain-containing protein, producing the protein MAPTGRAALLAALGTLPVGIWEPSWTGILAVNAPLVLACACDYALAAPVRRLGLLRSGDTSARLGETADVTLTVTNPSRRPLRADLRDAWPPSSWLPGTEVAASRHRVTIPAGERRRLTTRLRPTRRGDRQADRVTIRSYGPLGLFTRQGSHRAPWTVRVLPPFTSRKHLPSKLARLRELDGRTSVLTRGEGTEFDSLREYIPGDDTRSIDWRATARQSSVAVRTWRPERDRHILLVLDTGRTSAGRVGDAPRLDASMDAALLLAALASRAGDRVDLLAYDRRVRALVQGRTAGDALPSLVNAMALLEPELVETDARGLTATALRTAPRRALIVLLTTLDAAPVEQGLLPVLSRLTQRHTVLVASVADPRIALMANSRGTTDAVYEAAAAAQAQTDRHRTADQLRRHGVTVVDATPDNLAPALADAYLALKAAGRL; encoded by the coding sequence ATGGCCCCCACCGGACGCGCCGCACTCCTCGCGGCCCTAGGCACCCTCCCCGTCGGCATCTGGGAGCCCAGCTGGACGGGCATCCTCGCCGTGAACGCTCCCCTGGTCCTGGCCTGCGCCTGCGACTACGCCCTCGCCGCACCCGTGCGCCGCCTGGGCCTCCTGCGCTCCGGCGACACCTCCGCACGCCTGGGCGAGACCGCGGACGTCACCCTCACGGTCACCAACCCCTCCCGCCGCCCCCTGCGCGCCGACCTTCGCGACGCCTGGCCCCCCAGCAGCTGGCTCCCCGGCACCGAAGTGGCCGCCTCCCGCCACCGCGTCACGATCCCCGCGGGCGAGCGCCGACGCCTCACCACCCGCCTGCGCCCCACCCGCCGTGGAGACCGCCAAGCGGACAGAGTCACCATCCGTTCGTACGGCCCCCTCGGCCTCTTCACCCGCCAGGGCAGTCACCGAGCCCCTTGGACCGTACGTGTGCTCCCCCCGTTCACCAGCCGCAAGCACCTGCCGTCCAAACTGGCCCGCCTGCGCGAACTGGACGGCCGCACCAGCGTCCTGACCCGAGGCGAGGGCACGGAGTTCGACAGCCTTCGCGAGTACATCCCCGGCGACGACACCCGCTCCATCGACTGGCGCGCCACAGCCCGCCAGTCCTCCGTGGCCGTACGCACCTGGCGCCCCGAACGCGACCGCCACATCCTCCTCGTACTGGACACCGGCCGAACCTCGGCGGGCCGCGTGGGCGACGCCCCCCGCCTCGACGCCTCCATGGACGCGGCCCTCCTCCTGGCCGCCCTCGCCTCCCGCGCCGGCGACCGTGTGGACCTGCTGGCCTACGACCGCCGAGTACGAGCGCTCGTCCAGGGCCGCACAGCAGGTGACGCCCTTCCGTCCCTGGTCAACGCCATGGCCCTGCTCGAACCAGAGCTCGTCGAGACGGACGCCCGAGGCCTCACCGCCACCGCACTCCGTACGGCACCCCGCAGGGCCCTGATCGTCCTACTCACCACCCTCGACGCGGCCCCGGTCGAACAAGGTCTGCTCCCTGTCCTGTCCCGCCTCACCCAGCGCCATACGGTCCTGGTGGCGTCGGTGGCCGATCCGCGCATCGCCCTCATGGCGAACTCCCGGGGCACCACGGACGCCGTCTACGAGGCCGCAGCAGCAGCCCAGGCCCAGACGGACCGCCACCGCACCGCCGATCAACTGCGTCGCCATGGCGTCACGGTCGTCGACGCCACGCCAGACAATCTGGCGCCGGCGCTGGCAGACGCTTATCTGGCGCTGAAAGCAGCCGGACGCCTTTGA
- a CDS encoding stage II sporulation protein M: MDLDVFVSAHRAEWDRLDALLRRQRRLDGAEVDELVTLYQRTATHLSLIQSSAPDPQLTGRLSQLVARARSAVTGSRRASWRDVTRFLTHGFPAAVYRSRHWWVPTALLSTLVAVLLGWWIGTHPEVQASIAAPDALREMTRPGGQYETYYSSHPAASFAAQVWTNNAQAAAMCLVLGIFLGLPVLWILLLNMLNLGVGIGLMTSAGRLDVFLGLILPHGLLELTAVFVAAGTGLRLGWTVIDPGPRTRRSALAEEGRAALGMAIGLALVLFISGAIEGFVTPSGLPTWARISIGVLAEVAFLAYVYVLGGRAVRAGDTGDVDEHERSAAVPTAA, from the coding sequence ATGGACCTCGATGTCTTCGTGTCCGCCCATCGTGCCGAGTGGGACCGGCTCGACGCCCTGCTCCGCCGCCAACGCCGTCTCGACGGAGCCGAGGTCGACGAACTCGTCACCCTCTACCAGCGCACCGCCACCCACCTCTCACTGATCCAGTCGAGCGCTCCGGACCCACAGCTCACCGGACGTCTCAGCCAACTGGTGGCACGCGCGCGCAGCGCCGTCACAGGCAGCCGACGGGCCTCCTGGCGCGACGTCACCCGCTTCCTGACCCATGGTTTCCCCGCGGCGGTCTACCGATCCCGTCACTGGTGGGTCCCCACGGCGCTGCTCTCCACCCTCGTCGCCGTGCTCCTGGGGTGGTGGATCGGCACCCACCCGGAAGTTCAGGCCAGCATCGCGGCCCCCGACGCGCTCCGCGAGATGACCCGCCCCGGCGGCCAGTACGAGACGTACTACTCCAGCCATCCCGCCGCGTCCTTCGCGGCCCAGGTGTGGACGAACAACGCCCAGGCCGCCGCGATGTGCCTGGTTCTGGGGATCTTCCTGGGCCTGCCGGTCCTCTGGATCCTGCTCCTGAACATGCTCAATCTGGGCGTCGGCATAGGCCTGATGACCTCGGCCGGCCGCCTCGACGTCTTCCTCGGCCTGATCCTCCCGCACGGCCTGCTGGAACTGACCGCCGTCTTCGTGGCCGCCGGCACGGGGCTGCGGCTCGGCTGGACCGTCATCGACCCAGGGCCCCGGACCCGCCGTTCGGCCCTGGCCGAGGAAGGGCGAGCCGCCCTCGGCATGGCGATAGGCCTGGCGCTGGTGCTCTTCATCTCCGGCGCCATCGAAGGCTTCGTCACCCCGTCGGGCCTGCCCACCTGGGCCCGTATCAGCATCGGCGTCCTCGCCGAGGTCGCCTTCCTCGCCTACGTCTATGTCCTGGGCGGACGAGCCGTCCGCGCCGGTGACACGGGCGACGTCGACGAGCACGAACGCAGCGCCGCGGTGCCGACGGCCGCCTGA
- a CDS encoding RDD family protein, whose product MSELVTGEAVALELRPAKLPSRALAVLLDLVVAMVVYLAVVLVLVLSTAGLDEAAQAAISIASFLLVLVGGPIAVETLSHGRSLGKLACGLRVVRDDGGPIRFRHALVRGAVGVVEILMTFGVVACIASLVSARGRRLGDVFAGTLVVRERVPAGRAAFVPPPPPWLAGQFAALDLSAVPDGLWLAIRQYLTRMRQLDPHVGAAMAERLAADLAARTGAPAPYGVPAGAYLAAVVHERQAREARQAFQGAAGAGVGGAPSAQHFAAQPLATPPYAPPRGYVSPAPAAGGSTHVSTPGADSGPGIGTGYSPPAGAADAAPAPASTPGPAADLPGVQAPGTPPAPEPPHAPSPERPGTGFAPPA is encoded by the coding sequence GTGAGTGAGCTGGTGACGGGCGAGGCGGTGGCGCTGGAACTGCGTCCCGCGAAGCTGCCGAGCCGGGCGCTGGCGGTGCTGCTCGACCTGGTCGTGGCCATGGTCGTCTACCTCGCGGTGGTTCTGGTCCTGGTGCTGTCGACGGCCGGCCTCGACGAGGCGGCGCAGGCGGCGATATCCATCGCGAGCTTCCTGCTCGTCCTGGTGGGCGGGCCGATCGCGGTGGAGACGCTGAGCCACGGGCGTTCGCTGGGGAAGCTTGCCTGCGGGCTGCGGGTGGTGCGGGACGACGGTGGGCCGATCCGGTTCCGGCACGCGCTGGTGCGCGGGGCGGTCGGGGTGGTCGAAATCCTGATGACGTTCGGGGTCGTCGCCTGCATCGCCTCGCTCGTCTCGGCGCGGGGGCGGCGGCTGGGTGACGTGTTCGCCGGGACTCTCGTCGTGCGGGAGCGGGTTCCGGCCGGACGGGCGGCGTTCGTGCCCCCGCCTCCGCCGTGGCTCGCGGGCCAGTTCGCCGCGCTCGACCTGTCGGCTGTGCCGGACGGGCTGTGGCTGGCCATCCGCCAGTACCTGACGCGGATGCGGCAGCTGGACCCGCACGTCGGCGCGGCCATGGCGGAACGTCTCGCCGCGGACCTCGCGGCGCGTACCGGGGCTCCGGCGCCGTATGGGGTGCCGGCGGGCGCGTATCTGGCGGCCGTGGTGCACGAGCGGCAGGCTCGGGAGGCTCGCCAGGCATTCCAGGGCGCGGCCGGGGCGGGTGTGGGTGGCGCGCCGTCCGCTCAGCACTTCGCCGCTCAGCCCCTCGCGACGCCTCCGTATGCGCCGCCTCGGGGGTATGTGAGCCCGGCCCCGGCTGCGGGCGGTTCCACCCACGTTTCCACCCCCGGTGCCGACTCCGGCCCCGGCATCGGCACCGGGTACAGCCCGCCTGCGGGGGCCGCAGATGCCGCGCCCGCGCCCGCATCTACTCCCGGGCCCGCTGCTGACCTCCCAGGTGTGCAGGCCCCCGGCACCCCGCCCGCTCCCGAGCCGCCGCACGCGCCGTCTCCCGAGCGGCCGGGCACCGGGTTCGCCCCGCCCGCCTGA
- the ahcY gene encoding adenosylhomocysteinase, translating to MTTVDNRQDFKVADLSLAAFGRKEITLAEHEMPGLMAIRKEYAESQPLAGARVTGSLHMTVQTAVLIETLVALGARVRWASCNIFSTQDHAAAAIAVGPNGTVDNPQGVPVFAWKGETLEEYWWCTEQALTWPDSPTGGPNMILDDGGDATLLVHKGVEYEKAGEVPAVDTAENEEHRVILELLNRTITDGSQKWTQLASEIRGVTEETTTGVHRLYEMQRDGQLLFPAINVNDAVTKSKFDNKYGCRHSLIDGINRATDVLIGGKTAVVCGYGDVGKGCAESLRGQGARVIVTEIDPICALQAAMDGYQVTTLDEVVDKADIFITTTGNKDIIMASDMAKMKHQAIVGNIGHFDNEIDMAGLAKIPGIVKDEVKPQVHTWTFPDGKVLIVLSEGRLLNLGNATGHPSFVMSNSFADQTLAQIELFTKQSEYPIGVYTLPKHLDEKVARLHLDSLGVKLTTLRPEQASYIGVEVEGPYKPDHYRY from the coding sequence ATGACGACTGTCGACAACCGACAGGACTTCAAGGTCGCCGATCTCTCCCTGGCCGCTTTCGGCCGCAAGGAGATCACCCTCGCCGAGCACGAGATGCCCGGCCTGATGGCGATCCGCAAGGAGTACGCCGAGTCCCAGCCCCTCGCCGGCGCCCGCGTCACCGGCTCCCTGCACATGACCGTGCAGACGGCCGTGCTCATCGAGACCCTGGTCGCCCTCGGCGCCCGGGTCCGCTGGGCCTCCTGCAACATCTTCTCCACCCAGGACCACGCCGCCGCCGCCATCGCGGTCGGCCCGAACGGCACGGTGGACAACCCGCAGGGCGTCCCGGTCTTCGCCTGGAAGGGCGAGACCCTGGAGGAGTACTGGTGGTGCACCGAGCAGGCGCTGACCTGGCCGGACAGCCCCACCGGCGGCCCCAACATGATCCTCGACGACGGCGGTGACGCCACCCTCCTGGTCCACAAGGGCGTGGAGTACGAGAAGGCCGGCGAGGTCCCCGCGGTCGACACCGCCGAGAACGAGGAACACCGCGTCATCCTCGAACTCCTCAACCGCACCATCACCGACGGCTCGCAGAAGTGGACCCAGCTCGCCTCGGAGATCCGCGGCGTGACCGAGGAGACCACGACGGGTGTCCACCGCCTGTACGAGATGCAGCGCGACGGCCAGCTCCTCTTCCCGGCGATCAACGTGAACGACGCCGTGACGAAGTCGAAGTTCGACAACAAGTACGGCTGCCGCCACTCCCTGATCGACGGCATCAACCGCGCCACCGACGTCCTCATCGGCGGCAAGACGGCCGTCGTGTGCGGCTACGGCGACGTGGGCAAGGGCTGCGCGGAGTCCCTGCGCGGACAGGGCGCCCGCGTCATCGTCACCGAGATCGACCCGATCTGCGCGTTGCAGGCGGCGATGGACGGCTACCAGGTCACGACGCTGGACGAGGTCGTCGACAAGGCCGACATCTTCATCACCACGACCGGCAACAAGGACATCATCATGGCCTCGGACATGGCCAAGATGAAGCACCAGGCCATCGTCGGCAACATCGGCCACTTCGACAACGAGATCGACATGGCGGGTCTCGCCAAGATCCCCGGCATCGTCAAGGACGAGGTCAAGCCGCAGGTCCACACCTGGACCTTCCCCGACGGCAAGGTGCTCATCGTCCTGTCCGAGGGCCGTCTGCTGAACCTGGGCAACGCCACCGGTCACCCGTCGTTCGTGATGTCCAACTCGTTCGCGGACCAGACCCTGGCCCAGATCGAGCTGTTCACCAAGCAGTCGGAGTACCCGATCGGTGTGTACACGCTGCCCAAGCACCTCGACGAGAAGGTCGCCCGCCTCCACCTCGACTCGCTCGGCGTGAAGCTCACGACCCTCCGCCCTGAGCAGGCCTCGTACATCGGCGTCGAGGTCGAGGGCCCGTACAAGCCGGACCACTACCGCTACTGA